A window from Ictalurus punctatus breed USDA103 unplaced genomic scaffold, Coco_2.0 Super-Scaffold_100046, whole genome shotgun sequence encodes these proteins:
- the LOC128629990 gene encoding uncharacterized protein LOC128629990 isoform X2, protein MTSNMSVSGEQDLKRDERMMEGKRSDSPEPSCVSMKSDWSMDHPFDFRDRANSPDVRPQQKKSNLSRNQLDSIFKELEHKITLHVLKNMNHTDLAHTLHNKSVASVYKTSGRKDSSCARCCSHFFQHSSWSQNRFSSSLLVLCRGCYIVKVTTFPAQGLVKYLTLFVTIFTVMLSAVTTLVSLIFYYLNIVLKFITGSMNVLLLH, encoded by the exons atgacctccaacatgagtgtgtctggagaacaggacttaaagagagacgagag aatgatggagggaaagagatcagactcaccagaacccagctgtgtgtccatgaagagtgactgGTCAATGGATCATCCATTTGACTTCAGAGACAGAGCCAattctcctgatgtgag accacaacagaagaaatcaaacctcagcagaaatcagctggactccatattcaag gagctggaacacaaa atcacactgcacgtcctgaagaacatgaaccacacagatctcgctcacacactgcacaaca agtctgtggcctctgtgtataaGACGAGTGGGAGGAAAGATTCTTCCTGTGCAAGGTGCTGCTCTCACTTCTTTCAGCATAGCTCCTGGTCTCAAAACAGGTTTAGTTCATCGTTGCTGGTGTTGTGTAGAGGATGTTATATTGTGAAAGTCACAACTTTCCCCGCTCAAGGTCTTGTGAAATATTTGACCTTGTTTGTGACTATATTCACCGTGATGCTTTCAGCAGTTACTACATTAGTGTCCttaattttttactatttaaacattgttttaaagTTTATTACAGGCTCAATGAATGTTCTTCTCCTTCACTAG
- the LOC128629990 gene encoding uncharacterized protein LOC128629990 isoform X1 encodes MTSNMSVSGEQDLKRDERMMEGKRSDSPEPSCVSMKSDWSMDHPFDFRDRANSPDVRPQQKKSNLSRNQLDSIFKELEHKVITLIKNELKRFRKLLSPDYPACTEREVEDEEDLHTVREGALKITLHVLKNMNHTDLAHTLHNKSVASVYKTSGRKDSSCARCCSHFFQHSSWSQNRFSSSLLVLCRGCYIVKVTTFPAQGLVKYLTLFVTIFTVMLSAVTTLVSLIFYYLNIVLKFITGSMNVLLLH; translated from the exons atgacctccaacatgagtgtgtctggagaacaggacttaaagagagacgagag aatgatggagggaaagagatcagactcaccagaacccagctgtgtgtccatgaagagtgactgGTCAATGGATCATCCATTTGACTTCAGAGACAGAGCCAattctcctgatgtgag accacaacagaagaaatcaaacctcagcagaaatcagctggactccatattcaag gagctggaacacaaagtcatcactctgataaagaatgagctgaagaggtttaggaagctcctgagtccagattacccagcatgcactgagagggaggtggaggatgaggaggatctgcacacTGTCAGAGAGGGAGcactgaagatcacactgcacgtcctgaagaacatgaaccacacagatctcgctcacacactgcacaaca agtctgtggcctctgtgtataaGACGAGTGGGAGGAAAGATTCTTCCTGTGCAAGGTGCTGCTCTCACTTCTTTCAGCATAGCTCCTGGTCTCAAAACAGGTTTAGTTCATCGTTGCTGGTGTTGTGTAGAGGATGTTATATTGTGAAAGTCACAACTTTCCCCGCTCAAGGTCTTGTGAAATATTTGACCTTGTTTGTGACTATATTCACCGTGATGCTTTCAGCAGTTACTACATTAGTGTCCttaattttttactatttaaacattgttttaaagTTTATTACAGGCTCAATGAATGTTCTTCTCCTTCACTAG
- the LOC128629990 gene encoding uncharacterized protein LOC128629990 isoform X3: MTSNMSVSGEQDLKRDERMMEGKRSDSPEPSCVSMKSDWSMDHPFDFRDRANSPDVRPQQKKSNLSRNQLDSIFKELEHKVITLIKNELKRFRKLLSPDYPACTEREVEDEEDLHTVREGALKITLHVLKNMNHTDLAHTLHNSKSSESWLYSVRFTSERGNSFR; encoded by the exons atgacctccaacatgagtgtgtctggagaacaggacttaaagagagacgagag aatgatggagggaaagagatcagactcaccagaacccagctgtgtgtccatgaagagtgactgGTCAATGGATCATCCATTTGACTTCAGAGACAGAGCCAattctcctgatgtgag accacaacagaagaaatcaaacctcagcagaaatcagctggactccatattcaag gagctggaacacaaagtcatcactctgataaagaatgagctgaagaggtttaggaagctcctgagtccagattacccagcatgcactgagagggaggtggaggatgaggaggatctgcacacTGTCAGAGAGGGAGcactgaagatcacactgcacgtcctgaagaacatgaaccacacagatctcgctcacacactgcacaacagtaagagctctgagtcatggctttattccgtcaggttcacttcagagagaggaaatagttttagatag
- the LOC128630030 gene encoding histone H2B-like, which translates to MPDPAKTAPKKGSKKAVTKTAGKGGKKRRKSRKESYAIYVYKVLKQVHPDTGISSKAMGIMNSFVNDIFERIAGESSRLAHYNKRSTITSREIQTAVRLLLPGELAKHAVSEGTKAVTKYTSSK; encoded by the coding sequence ATGCCCGATCCAGCCAAGACCGCGCCCAAGAAGGGatcaaagaaagccgtgaccaagacggccggcaaaggaggcaagaagcgcagaaagtcgaggaaggagagctacgccatctacgtgtacaaggtcTTGAAGCAGGTGCACCCTGACACCGgcatctcatccaaggccatgggcatcatgaactccttcgtgaatgatatttttgagcgcatCGCCGGTGAGTCTTCTCGGCTGGCTCACTACAACAAGCgctccaccatcacctccagggagatccagaccgccgtgcgcctgttgcttcccggcgagttggccaagcacgccgtgtccgagggcacaaaggccgtcaccaagtacaccagctccaaATAA
- the LOC128630010 gene encoding histone H3 translates to MARTKQTARKSTGGKAPRKQLATKAARKSAPATGGVKKPHRYRPGTVALREIRRYQKSTELLIRKLPFQRLVREIAQDFKTDLRFQSSAVMALQEASEAYLVGLFEDTNLCAIHAKRVTIMPKDIQLARRIRGERA, encoded by the coding sequence AtggcaagaaccaagcagaccgCCCGTAAGTCCACCGGTGGCAAGGCGCCAAGGAAGCAGCTCGCCACTAAGGCTGCCCGCAAGAGTGCGCCGGCTACCGGCGGCGTGAAGAAGCCTCATCGTTACAGGCCTGGCACTGTGGCTCTGAGAGAGATCCGCCGTTATCAGAAGTCTACTGAGCTGCTCATCCGCAAGCTGCCCTTCCAGCGCCTGGTGAGAGAAATCGCTCAGGACTTCAAGACCGACTTGCGTTTCCAGAGCTCGGCCGTCATGGCTCTGCAGGAGGCAAGCGAGGCATACCTGGTCGGTCTGTTCGAGGACACCAACCTGTGCGCTATCCacgccaagagagtgaccatcatgcccaaggatattcagttggcccgccgtattcgcggagaacgcgcttaa